Genomic window (Chondrocystis sp. NIES-4102):
TATTCAATTGGGTCTTCTGCTGTACTGATATTAATGTCAGGGCTATTTCTTTCTGCTAGTACAGAATAAAGAGTTGTAGATTTACCTGAACCCGTTGGACCTGTAACTAAAATCAAGCCAAACGGACGTTTTGCCATATCCCGCACCAATTCTAGAGTAGGTTCATGGGAAATCAACTTATCTAAACCTAATTGAGTGGCAGAATTATCTAAAATCCTCAGACAAACTTTTTCTCCATAGCGACTTGGCAGAGTATTAACACGAAAATCAACTTTTCTACCCTGAAACATTCGCCGAATCTTACCATCCTGGGGTAAACGTTTTTCCGCAATATCTAAATCCGCCATAATCTTGAAGCGCGCCACAACCGCAGGAATGATCTTTTTAGGCATCAATTCAAATGGCTGGAATAATACACTATCTTTGCGATAGCGAATCTTAAGACTTTCTTCTTGGGGTTCTACGTGAATATCAGAAATTCCATCCTGTAATGCTTTTGCCAGAATTTTATTAACTAGGGTGACGATAGGTGCTGCATGGGCTTCATTGGCTGCTCCCAAATCATCAGCCATTTCGTCTTCCGATTCTTCCAGATTAAAGTCAAAATTATCTAATTCTAAAGTAACTTCAGTGTGGACTTCTTGTTTCTTAGCTGTTTCCTTTTTAACTTGCTCATCTAAAAATTGATCAATCAGTTGTTGATAATCAGCCTGAGTAATTACCTGACGTTTAACATTAATTCCTTTGGGTCTTAAAATACGATTGAGATCGTCTTGGGCTTCCAAATTTTCAGGATCTACCATTGCCACAAATAAAATTGGTGGCTCACCTGCTTCTTTTCTCAAAGGAATTAAGCGATAACGGCGACAAATATCAACAGGAATTAAAGAATTGATTAATTCCCCTACTTGATTACTATCAATTTGTTCTGTTTCTATTTCAGGATCAACAGATTCAACCCCATAGAGAACTTTGAGTTCAAATAAATGATGCTTCTTATACTGACGTAAAAGATCTGGAGGTAACTCCTTACCTGTAGTAGATTCGAGAACATCAACTAAAGATCTACCTGTTTTACGGCTTTCAGCCAAAGCCTTCTGCATTTGCTCACTATCAACAAAGCCTTTTTGTACTAATTGATTGCCAAAAGGAGATAAATTATTACGTAGAGCGATCGCTCTAGTTGTTCTAGAAGAGGAGGAATAAGCCATAAAATAGTAAAAATATCTCAGTCACCTTCTCTAGTGTTCCCCAAAGTTTTCTTAAAATTTCAATTTAATTTGATTAACATTACTTTCCTCCACAGGCTACCAATTCCACTATTTAAGCCAAGCAGTTCCACAAAATGCTACATTTGATTAGCGAGAGGCTAAAAGTTTTATCCCTAACATTGACAAGAAAACTCGAAAAATTATCTCAATTTTTATAAAAGCTGTTATTGTTCCTGAACAATGAAATATTCTATATTTTGGAGAGATTAACATTTTTATGACCCAAGATCAGAAACAACCAGAAATTATGGACGAAAACTCAGAAGCCACTGCTTCTAATACCCCAGTAGACATTAACGCTTCTACATCAGAAGTTACTGCCGAAAATTTGGCAGAATCTCCCGTAGATAATGCAACTAACGAAGTTGATTTAGAGACAGCAGATGAAGCAATTTCTCCAGATCAAGAAGAGATTTTTACTGCTTTTCAACAAGAGAACGCCAATCTTAAAAAGCTTTTAGACGAGAAAGTTCAACAATTAGAAGTATCTAAATCTCAATACGCTAGACTTGCTGCCGATTTTGAGAATTTTCGCCGTCGAACTACTAAAGAACAAGAAAATCTCGAACCACAAATTAAAAAAAGTGTAATTATAGATTTACTACCAGTAGTTGATAATTTTGAGCGAGCTAGAACTCAGTTAAAACCAGAGTCGGATGGCGAGAAAGCAATTCATTCTAGCTATCAAGGTGTTTATAAAACTTTGGTTGAGTGCCTCAAAAAAATGGGAGTTTCAGCAATGCGACCAGAAGGGCAAGAATTTGATCCCACATATCATGAAGCAATGTTAAGAGAAGCTACCGATGAATATCCAGAAGGTACAGTTATCGAACAATTAATGCGTGGATACGTTCTAGGCGATGTTATCTTACGTCATGCTATGGTTAAAGTTGCTGTTCCTAAAGAACCTGTGATAACTTCGGAAGAGAAAAAGATAGAAGAAGAACAGGTAAATGATAATTAAATCAGTTTCAAAATATTTGAATTGAATACTCAATAATTATTAAATTTCGGCATACTCTTATGCCGAGCAATCTGTTTATTTTCTCTGTTGACTTCTTTAAACTCATCTAGATAAATGAAAGTTACTGCCTCAGCACTATGGCGAAAGTTATCGGTATTGACCTAGGAACTACCAACAGTTGTATTGCTGTGCTTGAAGGAGGCAAGCCCGTAATTATTGCCAACTCTGAAGGTGCGCGAACAACTCCTAGTATGGTGGCATTTGCTAAAGGAGATACTCGTTTAGTTGGTCAACTAGCAAAAAGGCAATCAGTGACTAACGCTCATAATACTGTTCATAGTATTAAACGTTTCATCGGTCGTCGTT
Coding sequences:
- a CDS encoding type II secretion system protein E codes for the protein MAYSSSSRTTRAIALRNNLSPFGNQLVQKGFVDSEQMQKALAESRKTGRSLVDVLESTTGKELPPDLLRQYKKHHLFELKVLYGVESVDPEIETEQIDSNQVGELINSLIPVDICRRYRLIPLRKEAGEPPILFVAMVDPENLEAQDDLNRILRPKGINVKRQVITQADYQQLIDQFLDEQVKKETAKKQEVHTEVTLELDNFDFNLEESEDEMADDLGAANEAHAAPIVTLVNKILAKALQDGISDIHVEPQEESLKIRYRKDSVLFQPFELMPKKIIPAVVARFKIMADLDIAEKRLPQDGKIRRMFQGRKVDFRVNTLPSRYGEKVCLRILDNSATQLGLDKLISHEPTLELVRDMAKRPFGLILVTGPTGSGKSTTLYSVLAERNSPDINISTAEDPIEYSLDGITQVQVIREKGMNFASILRAFLRQDPDVILVGETRDSETAKTAIEAALTGHLVLTTLHTNDAAGAIARLDEMGVEPFMISGALIGVLAQRLMRRVCSECRIPYNPTREELARFGLSAAAEEEVTFYKANKLDTEETAKAKANGTLCAKCGGVGYKGRVGVYEVMKNSERLESLINEGANTDRIKEVAVEQGMITILAYSLNLVKEGHTTLEEVERVTFTDSGVEAERKAKQKSGLVCRTCSAELKPEWLDCPYCMTPRFT
- a CDS encoding GrpE protein; this encodes MTQDQKQPEIMDENSEATASNTPVDINASTSEVTAENLAESPVDNATNEVDLETADEAISPDQEEIFTAFQQENANLKKLLDEKVQQLEVSKSQYARLAADFENFRRRTTKEQENLEPQIKKSVIIDLLPVVDNFERARTQLKPESDGEKAIHSSYQGVYKTLVECLKKMGVSAMRPEGQEFDPTYHEAMLREATDEYPEGTVIEQLMRGYVLGDVILRHAMVKVAVPKEPVITSEEKKIEEEQVNDN